From the Desulfonatronum thiodismutans genome, the window GGTCCATCTTTCAGACCACCATGGACAGCGAGGTCATCGTTCACCTGATTGCCCGCAACCTGAACGGCAAAAGCCTGGAGGAAGCCATCGCCCTGGCCTGCTCCCGTATCCAAGGGGCCTATTCGCTGATCATCCTGGCCAACAACAAGCTCATCGCCCTGCGCGACCCTCTGGGCTTTCGCCCCCTGGCCCTGGGCCGGATGGGCGACGCCTACGCGGTGGCCTCGGAAACCTGCGCCTTCGACCTGCTGGAGGCGGAATACCTGCGTTGCATCGAGCCTGGGGAGATGGTGATCATTGAGGATCGTTGTCTCAGCTCACGACGCTTCGCCGAGGCCGTGCCTTCCAAGTCCTGCATCTTCGAACTGGTCTATTTCGCGCGACCGGACTCCCTGGTTTTCGGACGGGAGGTTTACGCGGCCCGCAAGCGGATGGGGGAACTTCTGGCCCAGGAAGCTCCGGTGGACGCGGATTTCATCATGCCCTTCCCGGACTCCGGGATGTACGCCGCGGTGGGCTATGCCCAGGCCTCGGGCATGCCCTTCGAACTGGGCATGATCCGCAACCACTACATTGGGCGGACCTTCATCCAGCCCTCCCAGGACATGCGGGACTTCGGCGTGCGCGTCAAACTCAATCCGGTCCGCTCGCTGATCAAGGGTAAGCGATTGATAATCATCGAGGACTCCATCGTCCGCGGCACGACCATCCGCACCAGGGTCAAGAAACTGCGAGAGATGGGAGCCCGGGAGATCCACATGCGGGTCAGCTGCCCGCCCATCCGGCACCCTTGTTATTTCGGCATCGACTTTTCCTCCAAGGGGGAGCTGATCGCCTCCAACCATCCGGTTCCGGACATCGCCCGCTACATCGGCCTGGACAGCCTGCACTACCTGAGCATCGAGGGGCTGCTGAACTCCGTCGGCAAGGACATGGGCTACTGCCTAGCCTGCTTTGACGGACGGTATCCCGTGGACGTGGACCCCGCCTGCTCCAAGATGTGCCTGGAGGACAAGTGTTGCGGATAGTCCACGAGATACTGCACGGAGGACGGCGATGACTCAGATTCCGCCCCAGACTCCATATCAAGCCCTATCTCAACCCTCATCCCAAGAAGCATCGGACCGCGACTGGCTGGCCCTGGGCCGCGAAGTCCTGGACGTGGAGATTGCCGGTCTGGTCGCCGTGCGCGACGACCTGGGCCGGGGCTTTCTGGACGCCCTGGAGACCCTGGCCGAATGCTCCGGGCGAGTCGTGGTCATCGGCCTGGGCAAGTCCGGTCTGGTGGGCCGCAAGATCGCGGCCACCCTGAGCAGTACCGGCACTCCGGCCTTTTTTCTGCACCCCGTGGAAGGCGCCCACGGCGACCTGGGCATGATTCGTCCCGAAGACGTGGCTCTGGCCATTTCCAACAGTGGCGAAACCGACGAGCTGAACGTCATTCTGCCCACCTTGCGCTCTCTTGGGGTGCGCGTCGTAGCCCTGACCAAGAACGAGCGCTCTTCCCTGGCCGGGCTGAGCGACATCGTGGTCAAGGTCGTCGTGCCCAAGGAAGCCTGCCCCCTGGGCCTGGCCCCCACGGCCAGCACCACCGCGGCCCTGGCCGTGGGCGATGCCTTGGCCGTCTGTCTGATCCACTGGAAACGCTTCGACGCCTGCGCTTTTCGGCGTTGCCACCCGGGCGGCACCCTGGGGCAACGATTGCGGCTGCTGATCCAGGATGTCATGCACCGGGAAAACCTTCCGATAGTCCGCTCAGGAGTAGCCCTGGCCCAAACCCTGACCGTGCTGAACTCCGGTGGCCTGGGCACCGTGGCCGTGGTGGACGATCAAGGCCGCCTCTCGGGCATTCTCACGGACGGCGACGTTCGACGCATGGTCTGTCAGGAACGACTGGACCCTACGGCTTCGGTGGATTCGGTGATGACCAAATCTCCACGCAGCGTCTATCCGGACCAGACAGCGGCACTGGCCTTGGACGTCATGGAATCCGCGGCCATTACCGTCCTCCCCGTGGTGGACGCCGAAGGCCTCCTCCAAGGTATGGTCCATCTGCACGACTTGCTTGGCAAGGGGGGCGTCAAGTTCGCCGGATAATTCGTCCGATAATTCGCCCGAGAATTCTTCGGGCGCGACAATACTTGCATATGTTCAAAAAGTTTCAATGACTACGCAGGCCGCGCCAGTCGATATATGTGCACAGTGCGCCGGACAATTTCCGACCTGCTGCCGCATCGTTCCCGGAAGGGAGGCCTCCTGCATCCCCATCAGCCCGGAAGAACGCTTGCGGCTGGAGTCTCACGCCTCGAAACCTGGTATTCCGGCATGCGTCGAGGAGCCCAATTCCGAAGGCTTTTTGCGGGCCGTGCATAAACTGTTTCCTGGTCGCCGCGAAATTATCCAGAAGCTCTTTCCATCCCGAGGCACCCACTTTCGTTTGTCTGTAACCGTTGATGGGAGTTGTATTTTCCTCGACAAAAACGGCTGTGTTTTGACCGTGGAGCACCGCCCCTATTATTGCCGACTCTACCCTTTCTGGTTTATTCATTCCCAATTGTTCACGTTGACCTCGCCGGAATGCTTGGCCGTGAACACCTGTTCGACAACCTCGGGGCTGCTCGCCCTGTTCAAGACCGATACATCCGCCCTGCGCACCCTGCACGATTCCTTGCTGACCGCCTGGGGGCTTTTCGCGGATGAGGCGAGACGGAAATAATGCGCAAACTGCTGATCATTGGCCTTACTCTGATGCTTTTTCTGACCCTGGCAGGGGTCGGAGGCCTCGTCGGACTCTATGTCTGGGCCTCGCGGGACCTGCCCAGCTTCAAAAAAATCACCGACTACAACCCGCCTTTGGTGACCACGGTCCTGGCTCGGGACGGCGAGGAAGTCCTGGGATATTTTTTCAATGAACGTCGTTTCCTGGTGGAGTCCACGGACTTGCCGCCCCACGTCATCCAGAGCTTCCTGGCCGCCGAGGACAGCAATTTCTATCACCATGAGGGCATTGACATTTCCGGAATCCTGCGCTCCCTGATTCGCAACATCCAGGCCAGGGGCATTGTCCAAGGCGGAAGCACCATCACCCAGCAGGTGATCAAGTCCCTGTTGCTCACCCCGGAACGCAGCTATGAGCGCAAGCTCAAGGAAGCAATTCTGGCCTACCGGTTGGAGCGCTACCTGACCAAGGATGAAATCCTGACCATCTATCTAAACCAGATATTTTTCGGAGCCGGGGCCTACGGCATCGAAGCCGCGGCCAGGACCTACTTCAACAAACACGCCCATGAGCTGGATTTGGCAGAGGTAGCCCTGCTGGCCGGTCTGCCCAAGGCGCCTTCCTTGAACAATCCGTTACGCAACGCCGCCGGGGCCAGATCCAGGCAAGTCTATGTGTTGGATCGCCTGCTAGCCCTGGGATGGATTTCTCCGGACGATTACTCGACTGCCCTGGAACAACAATTGGTCTTTGACAGCGGAAGCGATCCTTCCTGGCGGCGCGGTGCTTGGTATCTGGAGGAAGTCCGTCGGGATCTGATCGCCAAGTACGGAGAGGAAAAGGTCTACACCGGAGGACTGAAAGTCAGGACCGCGGTGGACCTACGCCATCAGATCGCGGCGGAACAGGCCATGCGCTCCGAGCTGACCGCTCTGGGCAAGCGCCAAGGCTGGCGCGGTCCTATCGAACGCCTGACCGGCGCGGCGGCGGATGTTTTTTTACAGGATCAGCATGTGAACTTGGACGCGTTGCTGAACGGAGATTGGATTCGGGTCCTGGCCACGGACGTGCGCACCGATGGCGCGTATGTCCGCTTTGGTCCGTATCATGGATGGCTGGACGTCGCGACCATGGGCTGGGCACGAACTCCAAACCCGGCCCGAGCTCCGGAAGATGTTCCGCCGATCCGGGACGCTCAACGCGTCTTGGAGGTCGGCGATGTTGTGTGGGCCTCGCTGCTTCCCATGGAGAACGAAAGCCTGGACGAACTGGACCTGGAGTTGGAAGCGGAGAGCGCCGAGCAGGCCGATAGTATCGCCCAGACCTTACTGGGCAGAAGGTGGGAACTGGCCCTGGAGCAGGAGCCCACCGTGGAAGGCGCCCTGGCCTCCATTGATCCCTTGACCGGCGACGTTCTGGCCTTGGTCGGCGGTTACAGCTTTCAGCGCAGCCATTTCAACCGGGCCACCCAGGCCGTGCGCCAGCCCGGCTCCACGTTCAAGCCCATCGTCTACTCCGCGGCCCTGGACCACGGCTACACGGCGGCATCCATCGTCATGGACGCGCCCATCGTCTTTACCGACGCCGCTACCAGCGACACTTGGAAACCGGAAAACTTTGAAGGCCGATTTTACGGCCCGACCATGCTCCGGACCGCTCTGGTCAAATCCAGAAACCTGGTCACCATCCGGGTGGCCCAGTCCGTGGGCATCACCAACATCATCCAGCGGGCGCGGGAACTCGGCCTGCAGGGCGACTTCAGTCCCGATCTCTCCGTCAGTCTCGGTTCCATCCCGGTCAATCTGGTCGATATGTGCCAAGCCTTCTCCGCCTTTGCCCGGGACGGCTCCACAGTCGAGCCTCGAACCATTATCTCCGTGCATACGGCCTGGGGTCAGCCGCTGTTGGAAAATGAAGTCCACGCCTCTCCAGCAATATCCGCCCAAAACGCGTACATTATCACCAACATGTTGGAGGAGGCGGTACGCGACGGCACCGGACGTCGGGCCCGCGCCCTGGGACGCCCGGTGGCCGGAAAGACCGGCACGACCAACAACCACCACGACGCTTGGTTCATCGGCTACACCCCGTATCTGCTGACCGGGGTATACGTTGGTTTTGACCAACTCGCCCCCCTGGGCCGCCTGGAAACCGGTTCGCGGGCCGCGCTACCGGCTTGGCTGGCCTACCGGCAAGAGGTGGAAAGCATGTATCCCACGCAAAATTTCTCCCCTCCCCCCGGGCTGATCATGGCTCGGGTCGACGCTGAAAGTGGTCTGTTGGCCGGACCGGCCTGGGTAGGGCCAACCTACCTGCTGCCCTTTGTTGCCGGAACCCAGCCCCAGCAGGTTGCCAGCTCGCGAACGAACGACGGAGCAGGGCGACCGAGTTCGGAAGAAGACTTGCTGCGGCAAATATTTTAGCACATAATCCATTGTCATTACTTTTTTTTTTGTGGCTTGATGCCGATCCGTCACCAATCCATCAAGGAGCACCATCCATGAGCATAGAAATCGCCAAGTCCTTCATCAAGGCAACAACGGAAGTCTTGTCCACCATGGCCATGATCACCCCCGTGGCGGGCAAACCGTACGTCAAGAAGGACATCATGGCTAAAGGCGATGTTACCGGAGTGATCGGCCTGACCGGAGACAAAACAGGGACCATATCCGTTACCTTCACCCAAAAATGTGCGCTTGCGGTGGTCAAAAACATGTTGGGAGACGACATCCAGGACGTCATCCAGGACACCAAGGACGCCGTAGGTGAAATCACGAACATGGTTTCCGGCAAGTCCCGTCAACTTCTGGCCGAGACCGGATTGACCATCCAATCGGCCACGCCCACGGTGATCATGGGCAAAGGCCACACCATTCACCACATCTCCTCCGAGCCGATCATGGCCATCCCGTTCACCACGGATCATGGTGAGTTCACTGTTGAGTTTTGTTTTCAATGATACGAACCTCTCTTCTCGCCGGAGCGGAACCGATCTTTCTTGCTCCAGGTCCCAAGGTCATCCCAGCATATTGCGGATGCCTCAACCTCAGACTCCGCATCGTCTGAAAACATTTTTCCAGGATGACGTATCATGCGACTGCTCCGTATTTCTTTCTTTTTTTTCCTTTTCCTGATTCTGGCCACGTCGGTCCACGCCCGCCTGGAGATCAGCCCTCCCTCCGAACTGACGGCCCGCAACTATTTTCTCATGGACGCCCGCAGCGGCGCGACCCTGGCGGAAAAAGACGCCGATCAGCGCGTGGAGCCGGCCAGCCTGACCAAGATCATGACCGCCTACCTGGTCTTTCGCGAGCTGCAAGCCGGGAAGCTGACCCTGGACGAGGAAGTTCCGGTCAGCGAACAAGCTTGGCGCACCGGAATGACCGGAGCGTCCCGGATGTACATCGACGTGGGCAGCCACGTCACCGTGGAGGACCTGATCCGGGGGATGATCGTCCAGTCCGGCAACGACGCCTGTGTGGCCCTGGCCGAACGGATCGCCGGAACCGAAGCGGCCTTCGTGGACTTGATGAACGCCCAGGCCCTGGCCCTGGGCATGAACGACACCCGGTTCCAGAACAGCCACGGTCTACCCAGCGAACAGACGCAGTACACCTCGGCCCGGGACATCGTCACCCTGGCCAGAAAGCTGATCATCAACTTCCCGGAATATTACGGCTACTACTCGGAACGCAGCTTCACCTACAACGACATCACCCAGCACAACCGCAACCTGCTTCTCGGCCGGGACCCCTCGGTGGACGGCGTGAAAACCGGCTGGACCTCAGCAGCGGGATACAATCTGGTGACTTCGGCCAAGCGCGACGACATGCGGTTGGTAGCCGTGGTCATGGGCATCGAGGCTTCCAGCTCCCGAGAAGGAGGCTTGGCACGGGCGGATCAATCGCAAGCCTTGCTGAACTGGGGGTTTCGACAGTTTGAAACCGCGACTATCCAACAACCCGGAGAAATTCTCGTTGAGCCTCGACTATGGTTCGGAGCTGAGACCCGCCTGCCCGTGGGCGTCGAAACAACGTTTTATGCCTCCATACCCAGAGGCAGCCGGGAAAACCTTCGCCTGGAGTTAGCTCTTCAGGAATTAATCGAAGCTCCGGTGGAAATCGGTCACCCCGTGGGCGAGCTGCGAGTTTATCTCCAAGGCGACCTGATCGCCGAGCACCCCCTGGTGGCGTTGCGCACCGTAAACAAGGGCGGCATCTTCCGCTATCTTCTGGACACGATTCTGCGCTGGTTTCAGTAAAGGCTCCGGATTCCGGGGTAGGGAGCCAACCCCATTTAGCCGAACTCCCCCTTCCGTCGGTGCCGCTCAGCGGTTGATATTCACCTTTTCCGCGCCAGTAGCATTCCATGTCGCCTTCTCCCGACTCTTCCTCCGGTTTTTCTTTCGACTCCCTTTCACTCGAATCAGCGACGCGACAAAGCTCCGCAGCTCGGTTACGCGACGAGCGCGACGAACTTTTGCGGTCCACTTTGGCCGAAGGCCTGGTCCCGCCTGATTTTCCAGTGCGCTTGTCCCGGCTTACGGACCGCTACTTCCAGGACAGAGTTTCGGAAATCCTGGCGCAATCCACTGAGGATACAAGCCGGATTCTCTCTGATCCCTTTGTCGTGCTGGGCGTGGGAGGATATGGCCGGGAATCTCTGTGCCCCTATTCCGATCTGGACGTGCTGGTGTTGTACCAAGATAGCGTGCCTGAAACGGCCGGCCCTTTTTGCCGGGAACTCTTTCTCCCGCTCTGGGATCTGGGGTTGGAACTGGGACACGGGGTTCGCTGCCTCCAGGAATGTCTCGCCCTGGCCCAGGAGGATCACAAGACCTTCACCGCCTTCCTTTCGACGCGGTTTCTGGCCGGAAGCCACTCATTGATGCAGCGGTTCGCCGAGGCCTTTATTGAGCTGGCCGCGCACCACGATCTCGCACTCCTGGCTGATATAGCCATCGCCACCGATAGTCATGGTGGTCAGGGCAGGAGTGTTAAGCATGGTTCCAGTCCGGACGAGTCCGCACGGGAAGGTCCTGGGGAACTCCCAGGTGGACTCTCGGAGGAACTCTCGGGCGGGGCTCGAAAACGAAACGCTGATTTCTTTTTCGACCTTGCGACGGAAAATCTCCTGGAACCCAACACCAAGACCAGCCCCGGCGGCCTTCGGGACTACCACCGTCTGCTCTGGCTGGCGGTCCCGCGCTTGGCCCCTGGCCAGGACCGAATAACCACTCAACCGGTAGGCCCATTCTCTGAGGCGGATGTTCTCCAGTTGGAACGGGACGTGACCTTTCTGCTCCAAACCCGAACGGCTCTGCACTTGACGGTTGGCCGCAAGGCGGACGTGCTGCACCTGGAATTGCAACCCCGTGTCGCCCGTCTCCTGGGATTCGAAGGAAACAACGCCGGTTTGGCCGTGGAGTTGTTTCTGAGCAAACTGCACAAGGCAATGGAGCGCATCAGGTCCATGTACCTGGCGGTTCTGCGTACCATCCGCGGCCTGGAACGCCCTCCATCCCTCTCTTGGCTGGACAAGGAAGCCCACCAGGGCATCGTCCTGGCCGCCGACGGACTGACCTTTGCCCGTGCTTTCCCTCCTCGACACCTCCCGCCTGGAAAACAGGTCATGGCCCTGTTCACCGCGATGGGGCAAAACGGCCTGCCGCTGTCCTGGACGGTTCGCGAGGCGGTGGCTTCCGCCTGTACCTCCCTGCTTCAGGACGTGGGAGAACGTTTCGAGACCCTCCAGGAACTGACGGCCATCCTGATGGCTCCCGGCGGCGTTCAGGCTGGACGCGACCTGCTCGCATCCGGCGTACTGGGTGCCCTGATCCCGGAACTAGGCCGGGTCCAGGACCGGATTCAATTCGATGCCTATCATCTGCGTCCTTTGGGAGCGCATACCGTGGAAACCCTGGGCTGGCTGAACAGGTGGAACAAGAAGGGCGTGGAGGAGCAAACCTCCCGGAAAGGGGAGCGAAGGTCGTTGTTGGCGGGAGACATACTGCAGCGCCTCCCAGGGGGCGTCACGTCTTTGGTCCTGGGGGCGTTGCTGCACGACATCGGCAAGGGCGCGCCCGACCATGCCGCGACCGGGGCGGAAATGGCCACGAGAATCCTGGAACGCTTTCAGGTTCCGGAGCCAATTGCCCGAGAAACTACGTTCCTGGTCCGTGAACATCTGCTGCTGTTCAAGACCGCCACCCGCAAGGATCTGCACGACGAACAGGTGGTGGCCGCCTGCGCCGAGCGCGTCGGCGACGAGGCGCGGCTGGATCGCCTGTTCCTGCTCAGCATGGCCGATGCCCGGGCCACCGGCCCCAAGGCCTGGAACGAGTGGACCGCGTCCCTGCTCCAGGACCTCTATTTCAAAATCCGCAAGCTCTTCACCCATGGCCCGCTGTCCGAACCCCAAGCCATGGAGCGGGTCGAAAAAGTTCGAGAAGAGGTCAGACACCTTTCCTTGGGACGCGACGTCCCGAAAAAACTGGATGACAAACCGGATAACGACCTGGATGAACTCCTGCGCAAAATACCCTTACGTTACCTGCTGACCACCCCGCCCGGCACCATCGTTCGCCACATCCACCTTGTCGCCCGGCTTGCCCGGGAGGTGGCCGAGGAGAGAATACGCATTCCCGGAGGACGCGGCGGCCTGGGGCACGCTACCGTGGAAGCGGCGGACCTCCCGGAATTTGGGTGCCATGAAGTGACCTTCGCCGTCATGGACCAGCCCGGTATTTTTCCGGTGCTCTGCGGCTCTCTGGCCTTGCACGAAGTGAACGTCCTGGCCGCGGAGGTGGTTACCTGGCCCGACGGCGTGGTGCTCACCCTGTTCAAAATTCAGGACCCGCCGGACCCTTTGCACCTGGAAGAACTGGCCTTCCGCCTCAAACAAGCGGTCAAGTACGCCATGACCGGCAAACTTTTTCTGGACTACCGCCTGGAGGAAAAACGCCGTTCTCGGTTGAACGTCAAAATCATCCCTCATGCATTGCCGCCAATGGTCCGAATCGACAACGAGGGCAACGATTTTTCCACCCAAGTTGAGGTCATCGCCGACGACCGCCCCGGCTGCCTCTACCAGATCGCCGATGCTTTCGAGCGCCTCCAGGTCCGGGTCCATCACGCTAAAATCGCCACCCAGGCCGACCGCATCGCCGACACCTTCGACGTCCGGGACAATTTGGGTCAAAAAATCACCGACCCCGCCCACCTCCGGGAAATCCAAAACGCCCTGCTTTTCGCGCTTCAAAGCGGGCCCGAACCGACCAAGAACCTTCAAACCCACTCACCACGAAAAAGTTGAACGATTTAAAAGCTTTTTACTCCTTGCCCTACACCGCCTCGTCGACGATCTGCCCCGCGGCCTGCTCCGGAGCCCTGGAGGCAGTTGCCAACTCTTCTTGTCGGCGAATATCCTGCTGTTGAAGTCGTTCCTGCTCCGCGATTTCCCTGCTCCGCTCACGTTCCGCTTCAATCTTGGCAGCGGCTACCTGGGCCTGCGCCGAGGAAACGTCCATGGTGAACCTCCTTGTTTGGTTGGAAAAATGGAAGCATGCCGACCTCAACCAAGATCGGTCAAGCCTTGTATTGCCGACGGCGTTGCTCTACGATCAAGGCCGTCCCCTAACCCGAAACGATTGCAAATTCTTCCAGACGGAGGCAACCATGGGCAGACCGCAACCCGTCGAGACCATCAGCATTCAGGAATATCTGTCCGGTGAATTGGAAAGCGATCTCCGCCACGAGTATATCGACGGCGCGGTCTACGCCATGGTCGGCACCAGCGACAGGCATGGGCTGATCGCCCTCAATATCGCTACGGCCCTGCGGCCTCACGTCCGGGGCACACCCTGCCAACTCTTCATGTCGGACATGAAGGTCCGCATCCAGCTTCAAGGCAAAACCATCTTCTATTATCCGGACCTCGTCCTGTCCTGCGACCCGAAGGACCGGCAACCCTACTTCCGAACCAGCCCGTGCCTGATCGTCGAGGTCCTCTCTGCTTCCACACGCAGAGTAGATCAGCAGGAAAAACTGGCCACCTACATCACCATCCCCAGCCTGCGGGAATACGTGCTCATCGATCAGGACCGCGAGTTAGTCCAGGTGCATCGCCAGTCGGAGAGCTGGGTCGGCCAAAACATGACCTCGGGATCGGTCCTGTTCGCATGCCTGAACGTGGAACTGCCGCTGGAGCTGATTTACGAAGACGTCCCGCTTCCGGGTCCAGGCATTGACGTCCTCCGGGACCACGACGCTCTGGAGTATGGCGGAGAAGCTGAGGCCCCGCTCCCCCACCATTGACGCTCTCGGCTCGGTCAGGCCGTTTTTTCCAGAATATCACTCAAGGCTTGACTGAACCGTCGCAAATCCGCCTCCGTGATTACCAACGGCGGAAGAAGGCGGAGCACCCGGTCCTGGGTCAGGTTCAGGACGAAACCCGATTCCAGAAGCCCACGCCAGACGTCCTGACCGGGAAAAGCCAGTTCGATGCCCAGCATCAGGCCGCGACCGCGCACGTCGGCGATCTTGCCCGGATGGGCCGCCTGAACCTCGCGGAACAGGCCCTGGGCCAACTCTCCAAGGCTCGCGGCCCTGCCGGGCAGATCGTCCCGGAGCAGGATGTCGATCACCTTGGCGGCCACCATGGACGGGACCGGCCCGCCGCCGAAGGTGGTGGCGTGGCTGCCCGGCTCAAACCCCAGGGCCGCCTCGTCGGTGCAGAGCATCGCCCCCATGGGCAGGCCGTTGGCCAAGGCCTTGGAGGTGGTCAGAACATCCGGTCGAAGCCCGGCCTGTTGGTGGGCCCAGAATTTCCCGCTGCGCCCCATCCCGGTCTGCACCTCGTCCACCATCAGCAGCACGCCCCGCTCCCGGCACATATCCTGAACCGCTGCCAGGTAGTCGTCGGTCAGAGGCCGGACCCCGCCTTCTCCCTGGATGATCTCCAGGAGCACGGCCGCGGTTTTCCCGGACACGGCTCTCTCCAGGGCGGAAAATTCCCCGAACGGAACGGTCTGAAACCCCTCCGGCAAAGGCGCGAAGCCGTCCTTGACCTTGTCCTGGCCCGTGGCCGTCAGCGTGGCCAGGGTCCGGCCATGAAAGGACCCGGCCAGGGAGATCACCTCGTAGGCCTCGCGGCCCTTGACCTTGCGCATGTACCGGCGGGCCAGCTTGATGGCCGCCTCGTTGGCCTCGGCTCCGGAATTGCAGAAAAAGGCCTTGTCCAGGGCGCAGGTGGCCAGAAGCTTCTCGGCCAGGACCAACTGCTCCTCCTGGTAGAACAGATTGCTGACATGGATCAGCCGCTCGGCCTGATTCCGCATCGCGGCCAACAGTTCCGGATGGGAATGGCCGAGGTTGCACACGGCGATTCCGGCCAGCAGGTCCAGATACTCCCGTCCGTCCGGATCGACGAGGGTACATCCCGAGGCCGAAGCCACGGCCAGAGGATAGCGACCGTAGGTCCGACACAATACGCGCTGTTCGCGCTCCTGGAGCGCGGCAAGAGAAGTTATCGTAGGCATAATTCGTCAGGTTACTCGTTGTATGTTGATAAAAGACGCGAGGCAAAGCCTGCAACTCAATATGTCAGTCCACGGATCTCAAACTTCAGCCCTCAGTTTTCAACCCTCAGGTCTCAGGTTTCATCCCTCAGCCCTCTCCCTTCCCCCTCATCCCGTATGCCCGAACCCGCCAGCCCCGCGCTGGGTGGCGGTCAGTTCTTCCCGAACCGTGAATTCGGCTTGAAAATAAGGCTGAAATATGAGCTGGGCAATACGCTGGCCACGGGTGATGATCCGCTCCTCGCCGGAGGTGTTCAGCAGAGAGACGATGATCTCGCCGCGGTAGTCCGGATCGATCACCCCCACGCCCTGGCTAACCACCAAGCCCTGCTTCGTGCCCAGGCCGCTGCGGGAGTACACGAACCCGGCGATTCCCGGTCGGCGGATGTCTATGGCCAGACCGCTCGGAACCGCCGTGCGTTCTCCCGGAAGCAAGACCCGCTGTTCTTCGGTAAAACAGGCCATCAGATCCAGTCCGCAAGACCCCGGCGTCGCAGCCCGAAGATCGGAATGGGACCACAGCGAGCTGAGAACGCGAATATCGACTGGAATGGAATGCATGGAAAAATTCCTCGATTTTTGAAATGTTTTTTTCGGCGTGCGGCCACGTTTTTTTCAATAGCCCTTGCGTCCACCCCTCGCAAGTCATCGACCGCGGCATCAACAGATTTATCGGCTGTTTCCATAATGCGGACTTCGGCCATTGAACTTTTGGCCGTTCCCTGGCAAAACTCTCAGTCAAGCCGGGGCTTGCCTCGACGCTTCTCCCCGCACCCTCGGCACCGGCCCGCGGGAACGGGCCTTCCGGAACACTCCCGGCCCTCGCCAAACATGTCCGATTCAGGAGACCCACCATGAAACCGCTGCGCACTTATAGCGTCATTCCCAAGCTCCCCGCCAAGTTGCACGCCTTGTGGGACTTGGCCTACAATGTCTGGTTCGATTGGAACCATGAGGTGACCGGACTTTTTTCTCAGATCGACCCCAAATTATGGGCTCGAAGCTATGGGAATCCCATTGCCTTTCTCAACAACCTGCCTCAGACCACCCTTGAGTCCCTGGCCAAGGACGACTTCTTTCTGGAGCGCCTGCGTTCGGTCAAGCACAGCCAGGACATCTACATGGAGCGTAAGAGCACCGCGCTGCCTTTCCCTTACAAGGAAAAGCAGCCCCTGGTGGCCTACTTTAGCCTGGAATACGGGCTGAGCCTCTGCCTGCCCATCTATTCCGGAGGCCTGGGCATCCTGGCC encodes:
- a CDS encoding D-alanyl-D-alanine carboxypeptidase family protein, translated to MRLLRISFFFFLFLILATSVHARLEISPPSELTARNYFLMDARSGATLAEKDADQRVEPASLTKIMTAYLVFRELQAGKLTLDEEVPVSEQAWRTGMTGASRMYIDVGSHVTVEDLIRGMIVQSGNDACVALAERIAGTEAAFVDLMNAQALALGMNDTRFQNSHGLPSEQTQYTSARDIVTLARKLIINFPEYYGYYSERSFTYNDITQHNRNLLLGRDPSVDGVKTGWTSAAGYNLVTSAKRDDMRLVAVVMGIEASSSREGGLARADQSQALLNWGFRQFETATIQQPGEILVEPRLWFGAETRLPVGVETTFYASIPRGSRENLRLELALQELIEAPVEIGHPVGELRVYLQGDLIAEHPLVALRTVNKGGIFRYLLDTILRWFQ
- a CDS encoding [protein-PII] uridylyltransferase family protein; this translates as MRSTLAEGLVPPDFPVRLSRLTDRYFQDRVSEILAQSTEDTSRILSDPFVVLGVGGYGRESLCPYSDLDVLVLYQDSVPETAGPFCRELFLPLWDLGLELGHGVRCLQECLALAQEDHKTFTAFLSTRFLAGSHSLMQRFAEAFIELAAHHDLALLADIAIATDSHGGQGRSVKHGSSPDESAREGPGELPGGLSEELSGGARKRNADFFFDLATENLLEPNTKTSPGGLRDYHRLLWLAVPRLAPGQDRITTQPVGPFSEADVLQLERDVTFLLQTRTALHLTVGRKADVLHLELQPRVARLLGFEGNNAGLAVELFLSKLHKAMERIRSMYLAVLRTIRGLERPPSLSWLDKEAHQGIVLAADGLTFARAFPPRHLPPGKQVMALFTAMGQNGLPLSWTVREAVASACTSLLQDVGERFETLQELTAILMAPGGVQAGRDLLASGVLGALIPELGRVQDRIQFDAYHLRPLGAHTVETLGWLNRWNKKGVEEQTSRKGERRSLLAGDILQRLPGGVTSLVLGALLHDIGKGAPDHAATGAEMATRILERFQVPEPIARETTFLVREHLLLFKTATRKDLHDEQVVAACAERVGDEARLDRLFLLSMADARATGPKAWNEWTASLLQDLYFKIRKLFTHGPLSEPQAMERVEKVREEVRHLSLGRDVPKKLDDKPDNDLDELLRKIPLRYLLTTPPGTIVRHIHLVARLAREVAEERIRIPGGRGGLGHATVEAADLPEFGCHEVTFAVMDQPGIFPVLCGSLALHEVNVLAAEVVTWPDGVVLTLFKIQDPPDPLHLEELAFRLKQAVKYAMTGKLFLDYRLEEKRRSRLNVKIIPHALPPMVRIDNEGNDFSTQVEVIADDRPGCLYQIADAFERLQVRVHHAKIATQADRIADTFDVRDNLGQKITDPAHLREIQNALLFALQSGPEPTKNLQTHSPRKS
- a CDS encoding Uma2 family endonuclease: MGRPQPVETISIQEYLSGELESDLRHEYIDGAVYAMVGTSDRHGLIALNIATALRPHVRGTPCQLFMSDMKVRIQLQGKTIFYYPDLVLSCDPKDRQPYFRTSPCLIVEVLSASTRRVDQQEKLATYITIPSLREYVLIDQDRELVQVHRQSESWVGQNMTSGSVLFACLNVELPLELIYEDVPLPGPGIDVLRDHDALEYGGEAEAPLPHH
- a CDS encoding aspartate aminotransferase family protein yields the protein MPTITSLAALQEREQRVLCRTYGRYPLAVASASGCTLVDPDGREYLDLLAGIAVCNLGHSHPELLAAMRNQAERLIHVSNLFYQEEQLVLAEKLLATCALDKAFFCNSGAEANEAAIKLARRYMRKVKGREAYEVISLAGSFHGRTLATLTATGQDKVKDGFAPLPEGFQTVPFGEFSALERAVSGKTAAVLLEIIQGEGGVRPLTDDYLAAVQDMCRERGVLLMVDEVQTGMGRSGKFWAHQQAGLRPDVLTTSKALANGLPMGAMLCTDEAALGFEPGSHATTFGGGPVPSMVAAKVIDILLRDDLPGRAASLGELAQGLFREVQAAHPGKIADVRGRGLMLGIELAFPGQDVWRGLLESGFVLNLTQDRVLRLLPPLVITEADLRRFSQALSDILEKTA
- the dut gene encoding dUTP diphosphatase gives rise to the protein MHSIPVDIRVLSSLWSHSDLRAATPGSCGLDLMACFTEEQRVLLPGERTAVPSGLAIDIRRPGIAGFVYSRSGLGTKQGLVVSQGVGVIDPDYRGEIIVSLLNTSGEERIITRGQRIAQLIFQPYFQAEFTVREELTATQRGAGGFGHTG